A genome region from Indicator indicator isolate 239-I01 chromosome 24, UM_Iind_1.1, whole genome shotgun sequence includes the following:
- the LOC128974964 gene encoding elafin-like, with amino-acid sequence MKSVVAILLVAMLILGTELPTGSAWSCPPVRITCAMLNPPNKCLTDRGCPRYKKCCQTFCGRRCISRPSPFSYA; translated from the exons ATGAAGTCAGTGGTCGCTATCCTCTTGGTGGCGATGCTCATCCTCGGCACTGAGCTGCCAACAG GCAGTGCCTGGTCCTGCCCGCCCGTCCGCATCACCTGTGCCATGCTCAACCCTCCCAACAAGTGCCTGACGGACCGGGGGTGCCCGCGGTACAAGAAGTGCTGCCAGACCTTCTGTGGCAGGAGATGCATCTCGCGCCCATCGCCCTTCTCCTACG CGTGA
- the BIRC7 gene encoding baculoviral IAP repeat-containing protein 7 → MGDMRPAEESELGAAYCQLFECSMRSEARRLRTFQQWPDTSPMSPRDLVKAGFFFVGPGDDVQCFCCGGVLKDWAPGNCPIAEHLKFFPSCKFIRGEDVGNQEMLPLQEISDTVDGQFLSLSQGIESEETALPNEPEYPEMATEEMRLSTFQNWPQYTDMPPEQLARAGFYYTGQDDVVRCFHCDGGVRSWSFGDDPWREHAKWYPECEFLLQARGSEYVNSVQDSFSSTLLSPRDPWDQPEHDSSASRDPPRNWELQELPQDEFNIVQNVLEMGFQPILVYKMIANKYLLTGTSYLSESELISDLLRLEEEVSNAEESRGAGQREAETSVTREELPPVQLKESDEYQMSTEEQLRRLQEERMCKVCMDRDVSVVFIPCGHLVACGECALNLRLCPICRAVIQGSVRTFMS, encoded by the exons ATGGGGGACATGAGACCAGCAGAGGAGTCTGAGCTTGGGGCTGCTTACTGCCAGCTCTTTGAATGCAGCATGAGGAGTGAAGCAAGAAGACTGAGGACATTCCAGCAATGGCCAGACACCTCACCTATGTCTCCACGAGATTTGGTCAAGGCTGGCTTTTTCTTTGTGGGTCCAGGAGATGATGTACAGTGtttctgctgtggtggtgtcCTGAAGGACTGGGCACCTGGTAACTGCCCAATAGCAGAGCACCTGAAATTCTTCCCTTCCTGTAAATTCATTCGTGGTGAGGATGTTGGAAACCAAGAGATGCTTCCACTTCAGGAAATCTCTGACACCGTGGATGGGCAGTTCCTCAGTCTTTCACAGGGCATAGAGAGTGAAGAGACAGCTCTGCCTAATGAACCAGAATACCCAGAGATGGCAACAGAGGAGATGAGACTATCAACATTTCAGAACTGGCCACAATATACTGACATGCCTCCTGAGCAACTGGCTAGAGCAGGCTTCTATTACACAG GGCAAGATGATGTAGTGAGGTGTTTTCACTGTGATGGAGGTGTGAGGAGCTGGTCTTTTGGAGATGATCCTTGGAGGGAACATGCCAAATGGTATCCAGA GTGTGAGTTCTTGTTGCAGGCAAGAGGAAGTGAATATGTGAACAGTGTTCAGGATTCCTTTTCCAGTACCCTGCTATCTCCA AGAGATCCCTGGGATCAGCCTGAACATGACTCCTCTGCTTCCCGAG ATCCTCCAAGGAACTGGGAATTGCAAGAGCTTCCTCAGGATGAGTTTAACATAGTGCAGAATGTGCTGGAGATGGGCTTTCAGCCCATCTTGGTGTATAAGATGATAGCTAACAAATACTTGCTGACTGGGACTTCATACCTCTCTGAGTCTGAGCTGATTTCTGATCTGCTTCGACTAGAGGAAGAAGTCAGCaatgcagaggaaagcagag GTGCTGGTCAGAGGGAGGCTGAAACATCAGTTACAAGAGAAGAATTGCCACCTGTGCAACTAAAGGAATCAG ATGAGTATCAGATGAGCACAGAGGAACAGCTCCGACGCCTGCAAGAGGAAAGGATGTGCAAAGTGTGCAtggacagagatgtgtctgttgtGTTTATTCCTTGTGGCCACCTGGTAGCTTGTGGAGAATGTGCCCTCAATTTGAGATTGTGTCCCATCTGCAGAGCTGTCATCCAGGGAAGTGTGAGGACTTTCATGTCTTAA